From Borrelia parkeri, one genomic window encodes:
- a CDS encoding DUF226 domain-containing protein: MQSVLERLKEKKLEIKDKLKSRGLFIKIEKIDNKTIYHTKMMNDLYTFGVHRRQNNKFFIAFRGLFNQAKITPFNLFSIKGDDKFLGIYYGYRKPVQNIITKYEENGFMRSYTFSKVYYIEFRFKKGSVFCYIKGISRLIKQKKSETQYSQFLLELIINLEEQVYDFYSKKLPEGGIITKWIEKNLK, encoded by the coding sequence ATGCAGAGTGTGTTAGAACGCCTTAAAGAGAAAAAGTTAGAAATTAAGGATAAATTGAAAAGCAGAGGTCTTTTTATAAAAATAGAAAAAATTGATAACAAAACAATATATCACACAAAGATGATGAATGATTTATATACGTTTGGAGTTCATAGAAGACAAAATAATAAGTTTTTTATCGCATTTAGAGGATTATTTAATCAAGCAAAAATAACACCTTTTAATTTATTTTCTATAAAAGGAGATGATAAATTTTTAGGTATTTATTATGGTTATAGAAAACCAGTACAAAATATCATAACAAAATATGAAGAAAATGGCTTTATGAGGTCATATACCTTCTCAAAGGTTTATTACATAGAATTTAGATTTAAAAAAGGAAGTGTGTTTTGTTATATTAAGGGAATATCTCGTTTGATTAAGCAAAAAAAATCAGAGACACAATATAGTCAATTTTTACTTGAACTAATAATTAATTTAGAAGAACAAGTATACGATTTTTACAGTAAAAAATTACCAGAAGGAGGCATTATAACTAAATGGATAGAAAAAAACCTAAAGTAA
- a CDS encoding ParA family protein yields MDRKKPKVITIASIKGGVGKSTSAIIFATLLSQKHKVLLIDMDTQASVTSYFFNEIKEKNINLMEKNICEVLKGDLEIANAIFNIESSLDLLPSYLTLHSLNEDFYCANRHKSIDLKLKVELRRLKVKYDYIVIDTNPSLDFTLKCSLNSTDYIIVPMTAEKWTIESYELLEFFIKKLERLIPIFFIITRFKKNNTHKKLLKIIQEKDTFLGVVSERENLNKRIASNSNFDLKSDYIIEYDQILSNLLYRISLNNDTIGVSSISYPALENYKNSTE; encoded by the coding sequence ATGGATAGAAAAAAACCTAAAGTAATTACGATCGCATCAATTAAAGGAGGTGTTGGAAAAAGTACAAGTGCTATCATATTTGCAACATTATTATCCCAAAAACATAAAGTACTTTTAATCGATATGGATACCCAAGCTTCGGTTACTAGTTATTTCTTTAACGAGATAAAAGAAAAAAATATAAATTTAATGGAAAAAAATATATGTGAAGTTTTAAAAGGAGATTTAGAGATTGCTAATGCAATTTTTAATATTGAAAGTAGTTTAGATTTACTTCCTAGTTATTTAACCTTACATAGTTTAAATGAAGATTTTTATTGTGCAAATAGGCATAAATCTATTGATTTAAAGCTAAAGGTAGAATTAAGGAGGTTAAAAGTAAAGTATGATTACATAGTGATTGATACTAATCCTAGTTTAGATTTTACATTAAAATGTTCTTTAAATTCTACTGATTATATAATAGTTCCAATGACAGCTGAGAAATGGACAATTGAAAGCTATGAACTTTTAGAGTTTTTCATTAAAAAATTGGAAAGGTTAATACCAATTTTCTTTATTATAACAAGGTTTAAAAAAAATAATACCCATAAAAAATTATTGAAAATAATTCAAGAAAAGGACACCTTTTTAGGTGTCGTATCTGAAAGGGAAAATTTAAATAAAAGAATAGCAAGTAACAGTAATTTTGATTTAAAGTCGGATTATATCATAGAATATGATCAAATATTGAGTAATTTATTATATCGCATAAGTCTTAATAACGATACGATAGGAGTTTCTAGTATAAGTTATCCAGCGCTGGAAAATTATAAAAATTCAACAGAGTAA
- a CDS encoding chromosome replication/partitioning protein, with amino-acid sequence MNKKNNDEIIINARNLNNDKNSILLTNDDINMSDDQKRFKLLKSKLKDNIKDDIYNKIEAMHILREIKEKEYYKLDGYKSFSQFIKDYKLAKSQAYSYLRIASAIQDGILKEEYLVENGFRQSLSFLAEKESTSIKKSRVNPIKPLRFQLKNQESYDFYKQNAKFTNFLMDELFKDKKDLLEEFMKKFKSLKG; translated from the coding sequence ATGAATAAAAAAAATAATGATGAAATAATAATTAATGCAAGAAACTTAAACAATGATAAAAATTCTATTTTATTAACCAATGATGATATTAACATGAGTGATGACCAAAAAAGATTTAAACTTTTAAAAAGTAAGTTAAAGGATAATATAAAAGATGATATCTATAATAAAATAGAAGCCATGCATATTTTAAGAGAGATAAAGGAAAAAGAATATTATAAGTTAGACGGTTATAAAAGTTTTTCTCAATTTATAAAAGATTATAAGTTGGCTAAATCACAGGCCTATTCTTATTTAAGAATAGCTAGTGCTATTCAAGATGGAATTTTGAAAGAAGAATATCTAGTTGAAAATGGTTTTAGGCAGTCTTTATCCTTTTTGGCGGAAAAAGAAAGTACATCAATAAAGAAATCAAGAGTAAATCCAATAAAACCATTAAGATTTCAGCTTAAGAATCAAGAAAGTTATGATTTTTATAAGCAAAATGCTAAGTTTACAAATTTTTTAATGGATGAACTTTTTAAAGACAAAAAAGATTTACTCGAAGAGTTTATGAAGAAATTTAAAAGTTTAAAAGGCTAG
- a CDS encoding ERF family protein produces MNLGGVAKKLNGYGYKYQNFNEVIREIKNVIKSNNLDIDFVQCPTFKVAGNNTINVVTTTFYSLKSVYRESFDILVYRE; encoded by the coding sequence ATGAATTTAGGTGGTGTTGCTAAGAAGCTTAATGGATATGGATATAAATATCAAAATTTTAATGAGGTAATAAGAGAGATAAAGAATGTTATAAAGAGCAATAATTTAGACATTGATTTTGTACAATGTCCAACATTTAAAGTTGCAGGAAATAATACAATTAATGTTGTTACAACAACATTTTATAGTCTCAAGAGTGTATATAGAGAGTCATTTGATATACTTGTTTACAGAGAATGA